Proteins encoded together in one Desulfovibrio porci window:
- a CDS encoding TrmH family RNA methyltransferase — translation MPKEPTPRRRARLLEVLRRRQNDLTLVLANIHDPHNVSAIYRSCDAFGLARVHLYYTNTPFPALGRKTSASARKWVESVRHKNSADLMSDLRGQGFQVLATSCSETARPLRAWDFIRPTAVIMGNEHSGVEEELLAQADGQLYIPMYGMIQSFNVSVAAAIILAEAARQREGAGMYDVSRLSEAELEAKLEEWLKK, via the coding sequence ATGCCCAAGGAACCCACCCCCAGGCGCAGAGCGCGCCTGCTTGAAGTGTTGCGCCGTCGCCAGAATGATCTGACCCTGGTGTTGGCCAACATCCATGATCCGCATAATGTCTCGGCCATCTACCGTTCCTGTGACGCCTTCGGTCTTGCCAGGGTGCATCTCTACTATACCAATACTCCCTTTCCGGCGCTGGGCCGCAAAACCTCGGCCTCGGCCCGCAAATGGGTGGAAAGCGTGCGCCACAAGAACAGCGCGGATCTGATGAGCGATCTGCGGGGCCAGGGCTTCCAGGTGCTGGCCACCTCCTGCTCGGAAACGGCCCGTCCCCTGCGGGCCTGGGATTTCATCCGGCCCACGGCGGTGATCATGGGCAACGAGCACAGCGGCGTGGAAGAGGAACTGCTTGCCCAAGCTGACGGCCAGCTCTACATTCCCATGTACGGCATGATCCAGAGCTTCAACGTTTCCGTGGCCGCGGCCATTATTCTGGCCGAAGCCGCACGCCAGCGCGAAGGGGCCGGCATGTACGACGTCTCTCGCCTGAGCGAAGCCGAACTGGAGGCCAAGCTGGAGGAATGGCTGAAGAAATAG